From Streptomyces sp. NBC_01460, a single genomic window includes:
- a CDS encoding glutamate-5-semialdehyde dehydrogenase — translation MTTLSPYDNMSPVAQAAYRARAAADDIAPLPRAAKDDALLAIADALEVRTNEIVEANAEDVAKAREAGTSESVVDRLTLTPERIRAIAADTRDVAALPDPVGEVVRGSTLPNGIDLRQVRVPLGVVGIIYEARPNVTVDAAALCLKSGNAVLLRGSSSAYASNSALVRVLRDAVGGSGLPADAVQLVPGENRDSVRELMRARGLVDVLIPRGGASLIRTVVEESTVPVIETGTGNCHVYVDAQTDLGMAVEILVNSKAQRPSVCNAAETLLVHKDIAADFLPLALDALAEAGVTVHGDERVLAHAEGSKATVVAATPEDWETEYLSYDIAAAVVESLEAAVAHIRLWSSGHTEAIVTTSQAAARRFTQLVDSTTVAVNASTRFTDGGQFGFGAEIGISTQKLHARGPMGLPELTSTKYIVTGDGHIR, via the coding sequence ATGACCACGCTTTCGCCGTACGACAACATGTCCCCGGTCGCCCAGGCCGCCTACCGGGCACGCGCCGCCGCCGACGACATCGCGCCACTCCCGCGCGCGGCGAAGGACGACGCCCTGCTGGCGATCGCGGACGCCCTCGAGGTACGCACCAACGAGATCGTCGAGGCCAACGCCGAGGACGTCGCGAAGGCCAGGGAGGCGGGGACGAGCGAGTCGGTCGTCGACCGGCTCACGCTCACCCCGGAACGGATCCGTGCGATCGCCGCGGACACCCGCGACGTGGCCGCGCTCCCCGACCCGGTGGGCGAGGTGGTCCGCGGCTCCACCCTCCCCAACGGCATCGACCTGCGGCAGGTGCGGGTGCCGCTCGGCGTGGTCGGCATCATCTACGAGGCGCGGCCCAACGTGACGGTCGACGCTGCCGCGCTCTGCCTGAAGTCGGGCAACGCGGTGCTGCTGCGCGGATCCTCCTCGGCGTACGCCTCGAACAGCGCACTGGTGAGAGTCCTGCGGGACGCCGTCGGCGGGTCCGGCCTCCCGGCGGACGCGGTGCAGCTCGTCCCCGGGGAGAACCGCGACTCGGTGCGCGAACTGATGCGGGCACGCGGGCTCGTCGACGTACTGATCCCCCGCGGCGGCGCCTCCCTGATCCGTACGGTCGTGGAGGAGTCGACGGTCCCCGTCATCGAGACCGGTACGGGCAACTGCCACGTGTACGTCGACGCGCAGACCGACCTCGGCATGGCCGTCGAGATCCTGGTCAACTCCAAGGCGCAGCGGCCGAGCGTGTGCAACGCCGCCGAGACCCTCCTGGTCCACAAGGACATCGCGGCGGACTTCCTGCCGCTGGCCCTGGACGCGCTGGCCGAGGCCGGGGTCACCGTGCACGGCGACGAGCGGGTGCTCGCCCACGCCGAGGGGTCCAAGGCCACCGTGGTGGCGGCGACGCCGGAGGACTGGGAGACCGAGTACCTCTCCTACGACATCGCGGCGGCGGTCGTGGAGTCCCTGGAAGCCGCCGTGGCGCACATCCGGCTCTGGTCCTCCGGCCACACCGAGGCGATCGTCACCACCTCGCAGGCCGCGGCCCGCCGGTTCACCCAGTTGGTGGATTCCACGACGGTCGCCGTGAACGCGTCCACGCGCTTCACGGACGGCGGCCAGTTCGGGTTCGGCGCCGAGATCGGCATCTCCACGCAGAAGCTGCACGCCCGCGGGCCGATGGGGCTGCCGGAGCTGACGTCCACCAAGTACATCGTCACCGGGGACGGCCACATCCGTTAG
- the proB gene encoding glutamate 5-kinase, translated as MTDARRIVVKVGSSSLTTASGGLDADRVDALVDVLAKVRSGGEREIVLVSSGAIAAGLAPLGLVRRPKDLARQQAAASVGQGLLVARYTASFARYGVRVGQVLLTSDDTSRRAHYRNAYSTLDQLLEMGAFPVVNENDTVATDEIRFGDNDRLAALVAHLVHADLLVLLSDVDGLYDGDPSTPGTSRIAEVGGPADLEGVTIGSAGKAGVGTGGMVTKVEAARIATAAGIPVVLTSASHVADALAGRDTGTYFHRTGRRSADRLLWLAHASTPQGALTLDDGAVRAVVERRTSLLPAGISAVEGEFSAGDPVELRDTTGRAVARGLVNFDSKEIPQLLGRSTRDLARELGPAYEREVVHRDDLVVLTPRTAP; from the coding sequence GTGACCGACGCCCGCAGGATCGTCGTCAAGGTCGGCTCCTCCTCCCTCACCACGGCCTCGGGAGGGCTCGACGCGGACCGGGTGGACGCGCTGGTCGACGTGCTCGCCAAGGTCAGGAGCGGTGGGGAGCGCGAGATCGTCCTCGTCTCCAGCGGTGCCATCGCGGCGGGCCTCGCCCCCCTGGGACTCGTCCGCAGGCCCAAGGACCTGGCCCGCCAGCAGGCGGCCGCCAGCGTCGGCCAGGGGCTGCTCGTGGCGCGCTACACCGCCTCCTTCGCGCGGTACGGCGTACGGGTCGGACAGGTGCTCCTCACCTCCGACGACACCAGCCGGCGCGCCCACTACCGCAACGCCTACAGCACGCTGGACCAGCTGCTCGAGATGGGCGCGTTCCCCGTGGTCAACGAGAACGACACGGTGGCCACCGACGAGATCCGCTTCGGCGACAACGACCGGCTCGCCGCGCTCGTCGCCCATCTGGTCCACGCCGACCTCCTGGTGCTCCTGTCCGACGTCGACGGCCTCTACGATGGTGACCCGAGCACACCGGGCACCTCCCGGATCGCGGAGGTGGGCGGACCGGCCGACCTGGAAGGCGTCACCATCGGCAGCGCGGGGAAGGCCGGCGTCGGCACCGGTGGCATGGTCACGAAGGTCGAGGCGGCCCGGATCGCCACCGCCGCGGGGATCCCGGTCGTCCTGACCTCGGCGAGCCATGTCGCCGACGCCCTCGCCGGGCGGGACACCGGCACGTACTTTCATCGAACGGGGCGCCGCTCCGCGGACCGGCTGCTCTGGCTGGCCCACGCCTCCACCCCGCAGGGTGCGCTCACCCTCGACGACGGAGCCGTGCGGGCCGTCGTCGAGCGCCGCACCTCCCTGCTGCCCGCCGGGATCTCCGCGGTCGAGGGCGAATTCTCGGCGGGGGACCCGGTCGAGCTGCGGGACACCACCGGCCGGGCCGTCGCCCGCGGGCTCGTCAACTTCGACTCCAAGGAGATCCCCCAGCTCCTCGGCCGGTCCACCCGCGACCTCGCGCGCGAGCTCGGCCCCGCCTACGAACGGGAAGTCGTACACAGGGACGATCTCGTCGTCCTCACGCCCCGCACCGCCCCCTGA
- a CDS encoding polysaccharide pyruvyl transferase family protein — protein MTDEPTRKKRILLRSGKSPFDVASLEQSLHRDVFATNAGNLIFSDAAHKILTTPRAEVFSNGIRTDPSAADRINEEFDAFVVPLANAFRPTFERPLKRMTQLIKKLRIPVVVLGVGAQADLKYDAARLKPMEPTVREFVTEVLNRSASIGVRGEFTEQYLKNMGFRDVEVIGCPSMFMNGETFTLEKKSESLTAESRISVNGSHSAVRSHGLDAIIRRAHERYPHLRFVGQNLLEAELLHWRETSNPIGAQTSMPTHPSHPMYREGKVRLYIDPATWIEELRAFDFSFGSRIHGNIAALLAGVPSTVLCSDSRTLELCRYFGIPHRKISETPRNIDPAELYEAADFGDLVNGHKERFLRFTGFMEKNGLENTFHHGDSGKAFDALLSKRALPAAVRPWTGTDPDEMSSRFSFMKSRMEELAEQNALLLSQLEGKNGRAINIKLQGGDGATAWPSAYRRARRVVGRPVRRLLRPEQ, from the coding sequence GTGACAGATGAACCGACCCGCAAGAAGCGCATTCTCCTCAGATCAGGCAAAAGCCCCTTCGATGTGGCTTCGCTCGAACAGTCCCTCCACAGAGATGTCTTCGCGACCAACGCGGGCAACCTGATCTTCAGTGACGCGGCGCACAAGATTCTGACGACTCCGCGGGCCGAGGTCTTCTCCAACGGCATCCGCACGGATCCGTCGGCGGCCGACCGCATAAACGAGGAGTTCGACGCGTTCGTCGTTCCGCTGGCGAACGCGTTCCGTCCGACCTTCGAGCGGCCCCTGAAGCGGATGACGCAGCTGATCAAGAAGCTGCGTATTCCCGTCGTCGTCCTGGGTGTCGGCGCGCAGGCCGACCTCAAGTACGACGCGGCCCGGCTGAAGCCCATGGAGCCGACGGTCAGGGAATTCGTCACAGAGGTGCTCAACCGCAGCGCGTCCATCGGCGTGCGGGGAGAGTTCACCGAGCAGTACCTGAAGAACATGGGCTTCCGGGACGTCGAGGTCATCGGCTGCCCGTCCATGTTCATGAACGGCGAGACGTTCACGCTCGAGAAGAAGTCCGAGTCGCTCACCGCGGAGTCCCGCATCTCGGTGAACGGCTCGCACAGCGCCGTCCGTTCGCACGGCCTCGACGCCATCATCCGCCGGGCCCACGAGCGCTACCCGCATCTCCGGTTCGTCGGGCAGAACCTCCTCGAGGCCGAGCTGCTCCACTGGCGGGAGACGTCGAACCCGATCGGCGCCCAGACCTCGATGCCGACCCACCCGTCGCACCCGATGTACCGCGAGGGCAAGGTCCGGCTGTACATCGACCCGGCCACGTGGATCGAGGAGCTGCGCGCGTTCGACTTCTCGTTCGGCTCCCGCATCCACGGCAACATCGCGGCGCTGCTGGCCGGGGTCCCGAGCACCGTGCTCTGCAGCGACTCGCGGACGCTGGAGCTCTGCCGGTACTTCGGCATCCCGCACCGCAAGATCTCCGAGACGCCCAGGAACATCGACCCCGCCGAGCTGTACGAGGCGGCGGACTTCGGCGACCTGGTCAACGGCCACAAGGAGCGGTTCCTCCGCTTCACCGGCTTCATGGAGAAGAACGGCCTGGAGAACACGTTCCACCACGGCGACAGCGGCAAGGCGTTCGACGCGCTGCTCTCCAAGCGCGCCCTGCCGGCCGCCGTCCGCCCGTGGACCGGGACCGACCCCGATGAGATGAGCAGCCGTTTCAGCTTCATGAAGAGCCGGATGGAGGAGCTCGCCGAACAGAACGCGCTCCTGCTCAGCCAGCTCGAGGGGAAGAACGGCCGCGCGATCAACATCAAGCTCCAGGGCGGCGACGGAGCGACCGCGTGGCCGTCCGCCTACCGGCGCGCCCGGCGCGTGGTGGGGCGCCCGGTCCGCAGGCTGCTGCGACCGGAGCAGTAG
- the rfbC gene encoding dTDP-4-dehydrorhamnose 3,5-epimerase — MRPLSIEGAWVHEPKVFPDDRGSFHEWFRGADFRTATGQDLSLVQANCSVSRRGTLRGIHYADVPPSQAKYVKCVRGEVLDVIVDIRVGSPTYKQWEIVRLDDVDHHAVYLSEGLGHAFFALSDDATVVYLCSEGYAPEREHGINPLDPGLAITWPEGITPLLSPKDEQAPTLAEAEEQGLLPRYEDCVSFRGELRAR; from the coding sequence ATGCGACCTCTGTCCATCGAAGGCGCCTGGGTTCACGAGCCGAAGGTGTTCCCCGACGACCGCGGCAGCTTCCACGAGTGGTTCCGTGGCGCGGACTTCCGTACCGCCACGGGGCAGGACCTCAGCCTCGTCCAGGCGAACTGCTCGGTGTCCAGGCGTGGCACGCTGCGTGGCATCCACTACGCGGACGTACCGCCGAGCCAGGCGAAGTACGTCAAGTGCGTCCGGGGCGAGGTCCTCGACGTCATCGTCGACATCCGTGTCGGCTCCCCGACGTACAAGCAGTGGGAGATCGTGCGGCTCGACGACGTGGACCACCACGCCGTGTACCTCTCCGAAGGGCTGGGCCACGCCTTCTTCGCCCTGAGCGACGACGCCACCGTGGTGTACCTCTGCTCCGAGGGGTACGCCCCCGAGCGGGAGCACGGCATCAACCCGCTCGACCCCGGGCTCGCCATCACCTGGCCCGAGGGCATCACCCCTCTGCTCTCCCCGAAGGACGAGCAGGCCCCGACCCTGGCCGAGGCGGAGGAGCAGGGTCTGCTGCCCCGGTACGAGGACTGCGTGTCCTTCAGGGGAGAGCTGCGCGCACGCTGA
- a CDS encoding glycosyltransferase family 2 protein translates to MSVKVSVVIPVYNPGEYIEDCISALLRQSLPEDEYEAIFVDDGSTDATPARLDEIAAAHPNIQVIHQESSGWSGKPRNVGTAAARGEYVMYVDNDDWLGDEALERMYRYGVENEADVVIGKMAGKGRPVPVELFRVNRPRASVSNAPLMDSLTPHKMFRREFLESNGIRFREGRRRLEDHVFVVETYLRAANISVLSDYLCYYHIKREDASNAGFQRFDPAGYYGNLREALDIVEKYTEPGALRDSLFRRWLRNEMVERLRGKRLLSLPEDYRQEIFTAIRGVVTERFGPGVAAGMQPTQQIVAALVVDDRLADIEELARWEADIRPTGRLESLGWDGGSLKVGFTAEYQVSDTPMTFRSEGGEDLLDPPLAAETLATVAGLGVSTLAPVDKSKVDLVVRERSTAAEFFQPVEFTRERVPVEGGTTFRQELRAVATIDPETAANGAPLGTGIWDILVRISSCGWVKEARLGSTRSDDVEKGRLGALSGTPHRVVLPYWTEPHGNLSLDVDLATSRIDRDVRVLAPADVQLGGGRVELPLPVVADTAADAGTVALRFKAAGVPAVRTEGVLTEGPAGTVLTAELPGGLLPGHTWDMGLGLPSARRGKPRWTSLPTALLIAADGTVTVGAAGTPSAAPAPVVVPVPAARKKKSFPSRVAGRLKRGLFG, encoded by the coding sequence ATGTCCGTCAAGGTCAGCGTCGTCATTCCCGTGTACAACCCGGGTGAGTACATCGAGGACTGCATCTCCGCACTGTTGAGGCAGAGCCTCCCGGAGGACGAGTACGAGGCGATCTTCGTCGACGACGGCTCGACGGATGCCACCCCCGCCCGCCTGGACGAGATCGCCGCCGCGCACCCGAACATCCAGGTCATCCATCAGGAGTCGTCGGGCTGGTCGGGCAAGCCCCGCAACGTCGGGACCGCCGCCGCCCGGGGCGAGTACGTCATGTACGTCGACAACGACGACTGGCTCGGTGACGAGGCGCTGGAGCGGATGTACCGCTACGGGGTCGAGAACGAGGCCGACGTCGTCATCGGCAAGATGGCCGGCAAGGGCCGCCCGGTGCCGGTGGAGCTCTTCCGGGTCAACCGCCCCCGGGCCAGTGTCTCGAACGCCCCGCTGATGGACAGCCTGACCCCGCACAAGATGTTCCGCAGGGAGTTCCTGGAGAGCAACGGCATCAGGTTCCGTGAGGGACGCAGGCGCCTCGAGGACCATGTCTTCGTCGTGGAGACCTACCTCCGGGCCGCGAACATCTCCGTCCTCAGCGACTACCTGTGCTACTACCACATCAAGCGCGAGGACGCCTCGAACGCGGGTTTCCAGCGTTTCGACCCCGCCGGCTACTACGGGAACCTCCGCGAAGCGCTGGACATCGTCGAGAAGTACACGGAACCGGGCGCGCTCCGTGACAGCCTCTTCCGCCGCTGGCTGCGCAACGAGATGGTCGAGCGGCTGCGTGGCAAGCGGCTGCTGAGCCTTCCCGAGGACTACCGCCAGGAGATCTTCACCGCGATCCGGGGCGTGGTCACCGAGCGCTTCGGGCCGGGCGTCGCGGCCGGCATGCAGCCCACCCAGCAGATAGTCGCGGCCCTCGTCGTGGACGACCGCCTGGCCGACATCGAGGAGCTGGCGCGCTGGGAGGCGGATATCAGGCCCACGGGGCGCCTCGAGAGCCTCGGCTGGGACGGCGGTTCGCTGAAGGTCGGCTTCACCGCCGAGTACCAGGTGTCGGACACCCCGATGACCTTCCGCTCGGAAGGCGGCGAGGACCTGCTCGACCCGCCGCTCGCCGCGGAGACACTGGCCACCGTCGCCGGTCTCGGCGTGAGCACCCTGGCGCCCGTGGACAAGTCCAAGGTCGACCTGGTCGTGCGGGAACGTTCCACCGCCGCGGAGTTCTTCCAGCCCGTCGAGTTCACGAGGGAGCGCGTCCCGGTCGAGGGCGGCACCACGTTCCGGCAGGAGCTGCGGGCCGTCGCGACGATCGATCCGGAGACCGCCGCCAACGGCGCACCCCTCGGCACGGGCATCTGGGACATCCTCGTCCGGATCAGTTCCTGCGGATGGGTGAAGGAGGCCCGGCTGGGTTCGACGCGCTCCGACGACGTCGAGAAGGGACGGCTCGGCGCTCTGAGCGGCACCCCCCACCGGGTGGTCCTGCCCTACTGGACCGAGCCGCACGGCAACCTCTCCCTCGACGTCGACCTCGCCACCAGCCGCATCGACCGGGACGTGCGGGTGCTCGCCCCGGCGGACGTCCAGCTCGGCGGCGGACGCGTCGAGCTCCCGCTGCCCGTCGTCGCGGACACCGCCGCGGACGCCGGGACGGTCGCCCTGCGCTTCAAGGCGGCGGGTGTCCCGGCGGTCCGTACCGAAGGTGTGCTCACCGAGGGTCCGGCGGGCACCGTCCTCACCGCGGAACTGCCCGGCGGACTGCTGCCGGGACACACCTGGGACATGGGTCTGGGCCTGCCGTCGGCACGGCGCGGCAAGCCGCGGTGGACCTCCCTCCCCACCGCCCTCCTGATCGCGGCCGACGGCACCGTCACCGTGGGAGCGGCCGGTACCCCGAGTGCGGCGCCGGCCCCCGTCGTGGTGCCCGTCCCCGCCGCCAGGAAGAAGAAGAGCTTCCCCAGCCGCGTAGCGGGCCGGCTCAAGCGCGGCCTGTTCGGCTGA
- the rfbD gene encoding dTDP-4-dehydrorhamnose reductase: MSSSWLVTGAGGMLGQDVLARLARDGESTVGLDRKALDITDAADVRRAVEERDPAVIVNCAAWTAVDDAEAQEAEALRINGDGPRLLAEICAERGIVLLQVSTDYVFDGTAGKPYGEDAPTAPRSAYGRTKLAGEQAVLSLLPGTGYVVRTAWLYGAGGGNFARTMIKLEGVKDTLDVVDDQLGQPTWTVDLADRLVRLGQGALAGTAPAGVYHGTSSGETTWFGYTRAVFELLGADPERVRPTTSAAFARPAPRPAYSVLGHDRWASAGIEPIRDWREALAEAFPDLRGAR; the protein is encoded by the coding sequence ATGAGCAGCAGCTGGTTGGTCACGGGCGCGGGCGGAATGCTCGGACAGGATGTCCTGGCCCGGCTGGCCCGGGACGGCGAGTCCACCGTGGGCCTGGACCGCAAGGCCCTGGACATCACCGATGCGGCGGATGTGCGCAGGGCCGTCGAGGAGCGCGACCCCGCCGTGATCGTCAACTGCGCCGCATGGACGGCGGTGGACGACGCCGAGGCCCAGGAGGCCGAGGCGCTGCGCATCAACGGCGACGGCCCGCGCCTCCTGGCCGAGATCTGCGCCGAGCGCGGAATCGTCCTGCTCCAGGTATCCACCGACTACGTGTTCGACGGGACGGCCGGGAAGCCCTACGGGGAGGACGCACCCACGGCGCCCCGCAGCGCGTACGGACGCACCAAGCTGGCCGGTGAGCAGGCGGTGCTCTCCCTGCTGCCCGGCACCGGATACGTCGTACGGACCGCCTGGCTCTACGGCGCGGGAGGAGGCAACTTCGCCCGCACGATGATCAAGCTCGAAGGCGTCAAGGACACGCTGGACGTCGTGGACGACCAGCTCGGGCAGCCCACCTGGACCGTCGACCTCGCCGACCGTCTCGTGCGTCTCGGGCAGGGAGCCCTGGCCGGAACGGCACCGGCCGGCGTCTACCACGGCACCAGCAGTGGCGAGACGACCTGGTTCGGCTACACGCGTGCCGTCTTCGAGCTGCTGGGTGCCGATCCGGAGCGTGTCCGCCCGACCACCAGCGCGGCTTTCGCCCGGCCGGCACCCCGCCCCGCGTACAGCGTTCTGGGGCACGATCGCTGGGCGTCGGCGGGCATCGAGCCCATCAGGGACTGGCGGGAGGCGCTCGCCGAGGCCTTTCCGGATCTGCGCGGGGCCCGATGA
- the rfbB gene encoding dTDP-glucose 4,6-dehydratase, which yields MTTNILVTGGAGFIGSHYVRTVLGPQGPGDVAVTVLDKLTYAGNPANLDEVRDHPGFAFVQGDICDAELVGKLMAEHDQVVHFAAESHVDRSIDGGAEFVRTNVVGTHTLIHAAHLAGVKTFVHISTDEVYGSIDEGSWPETHPLEPNSPYSSAKASSDLIALSYHRTHGLDVRVTRCSNNYGHHHFPEKVIPLFVTNLLDGGTVPLYGDGANVRDWLHIDDHVQGIELVRTKGRAGEVYNIGGGTELSNKELTGLLLDACGADWETSVTYVEDRKGHDRRYSVDCTKIREELGYEPRKDFATGLAETVQWYRDNRAWWEPLKDRAAL from the coding sequence ATGACGACCAACATCCTGGTGACCGGCGGGGCCGGATTCATCGGCTCCCACTACGTCCGTACCGTGCTGGGCCCCCAGGGGCCGGGTGACGTCGCCGTCACGGTCCTCGACAAGCTCACGTACGCGGGCAACCCGGCCAATCTCGACGAGGTCCGTGACCATCCGGGCTTCGCCTTCGTGCAGGGTGACATCTGTGACGCCGAGCTGGTCGGCAAGCTGATGGCCGAGCACGACCAGGTGGTGCACTTCGCCGCCGAGTCGCATGTGGACCGTTCCATCGACGGGGGCGCCGAGTTCGTCCGCACGAACGTCGTCGGTACGCACACCCTGATCCACGCCGCGCACCTGGCCGGCGTCAAGACCTTCGTGCACATCTCGACGGACGAGGTCTACGGGTCGATCGACGAGGGATCCTGGCCCGAGACGCACCCGCTGGAGCCCAACTCGCCGTACTCCTCGGCCAAGGCGTCCAGCGACCTCATCGCCCTGTCGTACCACCGCACGCACGGCCTCGACGTGCGGGTGACCCGCTGCTCCAACAACTACGGGCACCACCACTTCCCCGAGAAGGTCATCCCGCTCTTCGTCACGAACCTCCTGGACGGCGGGACGGTGCCGCTCTACGGCGACGGCGCCAACGTGCGCGACTGGCTGCACATCGACGACCACGTGCAGGGCATCGAGCTCGTCCGCACCAAGGGCCGTGCGGGCGAGGTCTACAACATCGGCGGTGGCACGGAGCTCTCCAACAAGGAGCTGACCGGGCTGCTCCTGGACGCCTGCGGCGCCGACTGGGAGACCAGCGTCACCTACGTCGAGGACCGCAAGGGTCACGACCGCCGCTACTCCGTCGACTGCACGAAGATCCGCGAGGAGCTCGGCTACGAGCCCCGGAAGGACTTCGCCACGGGCCTCGCCGAGACCGTGCAGTGGTACCGCGACAACCGCGCCTGGTGGGAGCCGCTCAAGGACCGGGCGGCACTGTAG
- a CDS encoding glucose-1-phosphate thymidylyltransferase: MKALVLSGGAGTRLRPITHTSAKQLVPVANKPVLFYGLEAIAEAGITDVGIIVGDTAPEIREAVGDGSALGIDVTYIPQDEPRGLAHAVLIARDFLGDDDFVMYLGDNFIVGGIAGLVEEFRSDRPDAQILLTKVPNPTAFGVAELDADGRVSSLEEKPKEPKSDLALVGVYLFTPAVHEAVRAIGPSWRGELEITHAIQWLIDQQRDVRSTTISGYWKDTGNVTDMLEVNRSVLETLKPSTEGTVDGSSEIIGRVRIEAGARVTSSRIVGPVIIGADAVISDSYVGPFTSVSEGCRIEDSEIEYSIVLRGASISGVRRVEASLIGRDVEVTPAPRNPSAHRLVLGDHSKVQISS, from the coding sequence GTGAAGGCTCTCGTACTCTCCGGTGGGGCGGGCACCCGTCTGCGCCCCATCACGCACACGTCGGCCAAGCAACTGGTCCCGGTGGCGAACAAGCCGGTGCTCTTCTACGGGCTGGAAGCCATCGCGGAGGCCGGGATCACGGACGTCGGCATCATCGTCGGCGACACGGCACCGGAGATCCGGGAAGCGGTCGGCGACGGCTCCGCCCTCGGCATCGACGTCACGTACATCCCGCAGGACGAACCCCGTGGCCTCGCCCACGCCGTGCTCATCGCGCGCGACTTCCTGGGTGACGACGACTTCGTGATGTACCTCGGTGACAACTTCATCGTCGGCGGTATCGCCGGACTGGTCGAGGAGTTCCGCTCGGACCGGCCCGACGCCCAGATCCTGCTGACGAAGGTCCCGAACCCGACGGCCTTCGGCGTCGCCGAGCTCGACGCCGACGGACGGGTGTCCTCGCTCGAGGAGAAGCCGAAGGAACCGAAGAGCGATCTGGCACTCGTCGGCGTCTACCTCTTCACGCCGGCCGTCCACGAGGCCGTGCGTGCGATCGGGCCGTCCTGGCGCGGCGAGCTGGAGATCACCCACGCCATCCAGTGGCTGATCGACCAGCAGCGCGACGTCCGCTCCACGACCATCTCCGGGTACTGGAAGGACACCGGCAACGTCACCGACATGCTGGAGGTCAACCGCTCCGTCCTGGAGACCCTGAAGCCCTCCACGGAGGGAACGGTCGACGGGAGCAGCGAGATCATCGGACGGGTGCGGATCGAGGCGGGGGCCCGCGTCACCAGCAGCCGCATCGTCGGCCCGGTGATCATCGGAGCCGACGCGGTCATCAGCGACTCCTACGTCGGTCCGTTCACCTCGGTCTCGGAGGGATGCCGGATCGAGGACAGCGAGATCGAGTACTCCATCGTCCTGCGCGGCGCCTCCATCTCCGGCGTGCGCCGCGTCGAGGCGTCGCTCATCGGCCGGGACGTCGAAGTGACCCCCGCGCCCCGCAACCCCTCCGCCCACCGGCTCGTGCTCGGTGACCACAGCAAGGTGCAGATCTCTTCATGA
- a CDS encoding glycosyltransferase family 2 protein, with protein MGTTTAPDVTVIIGAYEAMPYLIRCLESVEAQTLPAGRMEIVAVDDGSTDGTGEYLEEFAARTAIETRVVRQENSGGPSGPRNVGLGLARGRYVFFLDADDYFGEEALERMVAMGDRAGTDVVLGKVVGVNRGAPKSMWARTEERVDVHRSKVIYTLSAQKLFRRELLERIGLRFDEGLRTGEDALFTMEAYLRGAGVSVIADYTCYHLVGRDDGKHATKRGSYTLRFDSAEAMMALIHRLEPAGPKRDHLMVRPFTVGMLQQFGPGLLKQPADEQRHKMELAAPLMRTYWTDGVARRIKVAERLRLACVAHGRLDLLSDVLTFLRSKEVPELVRSEKGDKLFLAYPHFRDASAGLRDSDYQVTVPDWHGGDRVKRPKRTPSPAPEQPSTVRRAVRRLRREIRGWRARLSVG; from the coding sequence ATGGGCACCACCACCGCACCAGATGTGACCGTGATCATCGGCGCCTACGAGGCGATGCCGTACCTGATCCGCTGCCTGGAATCCGTGGAGGCGCAGACGCTTCCGGCCGGCCGCATGGAGATCGTGGCCGTCGACGACGGATCGACCGACGGTACGGGGGAGTACCTGGAGGAGTTCGCCGCCCGGACCGCCATCGAGACGCGCGTCGTCCGCCAGGAGAACTCCGGAGGTCCCAGCGGCCCCCGCAACGTCGGCCTCGGCCTCGCCCGCGGCCGGTACGTCTTCTTCCTCGACGCGGACGACTACTTCGGCGAGGAAGCCCTGGAGCGGATGGTCGCGATGGGGGACCGGGCCGGCACCGATGTGGTGCTCGGCAAGGTGGTGGGCGTCAACAGGGGAGCGCCCAAGTCGATGTGGGCGCGGACCGAGGAGCGCGTCGACGTCCACCGGTCGAAGGTCATTTACACGCTCAGCGCACAGAAGCTCTTCCGGCGTGAACTGCTGGAACGTATCGGCCTGCGTTTCGACGAGGGGCTCAGGACCGGTGAGGACGCCCTCTTCACGATGGAGGCCTACCTGCGCGGCGCGGGCGTCTCCGTCATCGCCGACTACACCTGTTATCACCTCGTCGGCCGCGACGACGGCAAGCACGCCACCAAGCGGGGCAGTTACACTCTGCGCTTCGACTCGGCGGAAGCCATGATGGCGCTCATCCACAGGCTGGAACCGGCCGGGCCGAAGCGCGACCACCTCATGGTCAGGCCCTTCACGGTCGGGATGCTCCAGCAGTTCGGCCCCGGTCTCCTGAAGCAGCCGGCGGACGAGCAGCGCCACAAGATGGAACTCGCCGCCCCGCTGATGCGGACGTACTGGACGGACGGTGTGGCCCGCCGGATCAAGGTGGCCGAGCGGCTGCGGCTCGCCTGCGTCGCGCACGGCCGCCTCGACCTGCTGTCCGACGTCCTGACGTTCCTCCGGTCCAAGGAGGTCCCGGAGCTGGTCCGTTCGGAGAAGGGCGACAAGCTCTTCCTCGCGTATCCCCACTTCCGGGACGCGAGTGCCGGGCTCCGGGACTCCGACTACCAGGTCACCGTGCCCGACTGGCACGGCGGCGACCGGGTCAAGAGGCCGAAGCGCACGCCGTCGCCCGCACCGGAGCAGCCGTCCACCGTGCGGCGCGCCGTACGACGGCTGCGCAGGGAGATCCGTGGCTGGCGAGCGCGCCTGAGCGTCGGCTGA